ATAACACGACGAGCGGCCAGAGACATGGTGGAAGCTAAGGTGATGCCATCGTGCATTTATAGAGTGCCCTTTGGATGTTTTCGTCGGGTGTGTTGCTGTTTTCTCCTGAAccgtatgtatgtatgtatgtatatgtaCCGGGCCGTGCGCCTACCTTATGCCGTGCCCAGGGCCGCACGTTACGTTCTGTATGTCCACGTCGTAGCTCCCGGTCCCGATGGAGATGCAATCATCGCCTGCACGCCAACAAAATAAATTAATTCGATGCCTTCACGTCACACACACACAGCAAAGTTACTCAAAACAAGGGAGCAACCAACAGGAACAGAAGCAGCTGTGTTGCGTGCGTGGTACCGTTGCTGATCTTGGAGTTGTAGATGCCGACACGCTCCGTGTTCTCGACGTGGATGCCGTCGGTGTTGGGGCTGTTGGCCGGGGACCTGATGAAGAGGCCGTCGACGAGCACGTCGCTGCAGCCGTCGAACCGGAAGTGGAACTCGGGGCTGTTCTCCACCCTCAGGCCCCGCACCACCAGGTTGCTGCTCTCGAAGAACCTGATCAGCTGCGGCACGAGCACGCACACGATAGATGAGCCATCGTCAACAAGTACCAAATGTTCAGCAAGCGTGGCCGCAATGTATACATACCGTGGGGCTGTCGCACGGCCCGTGCAGCGTGGACCCGTTGGGACCCTGCGAGCAAAAGTGGAGGGACTCGTCTGATCATTGGGGTGCATGCTGGCTCTCGTGTCGTGCGTGTCGGACCAGAGAGAAATACTGTTTGGGACTTAATAGGGGTGTGATACGTAACGTACCCTGTGGGGCTTGCAGGGGAGGTTCCACCACTCCTCGCCGTTCCCTTCGATGGTGCCGGCGCCGCGCAGCGTCAGGCCGTCCAGGTTGGAGAAGATCAGCCACTGCCGCCGGTTGTCCGACGGAGGCCAGcagtccggcccgtccggcggcaTCAGCACCCCGTCCACCTGCATCCACCATCGGCCGTTGGTTAGAAAGCATTTTCAGTTTTAATACTAGCGAGCATGGTTCTGATTAGTGCTGGGACTTTCCAGCCGAACACATAAGGGGGGGGGGCGACACACGTGAAGCTGTGGTCTTTTCCTCTCCGTGACTCCTCCCACTCTTGTCTCCTTCCTCTACCACACGTGACTCCCGGTCAAATTCTCGTAGCTGCTCCGTCCGCTCTTCTCGTAGCTTCATGATGAGAACGAGAGAGATGACTCcggggagaggaagagggagaggggtAACAATGGCAGAGACCTCTTTCATCTAATCTAGCTTCCCACTGATAATTGCTTACTCATGCACCACCGCGATCAATGTCATCATCCACAGACAAGTTATATATATGTGGTGTCAATAACTGGTAGCTTGGAATACATTTTGCCCAAAAGGAATCACATAAGCACGCGCATGGTTTTGACCAAGTTCAAGCGAGTACGTACTTGGAACACGAGGCCGGGCTTGCACGGCCCGGAGAAGGTGGTGGTGGAGATGGTGAAGGTGCCGTCGGACGGCACCAGCAGCACGGCCGACTCGACGGCGCAGGCCGCCTTCCACGCCGCCCGGAAGGCCTCCGTGTCGTCCGCCGTGCTCTCCCCCGTCGCGCCGTACGCCCGGACGTCGAACACGCACGGCTCCGGCCGGAACGGCGTGGCGGGGTCAGACGGGACAATGCCgcccggcggcggcgcgggagccgTCGCGTCGTCGTCCGGTGGAACGGCCGGCGACGACGCCACCGTGCCCACCTTCGCGCCGACCCTGCTGTGCCGAGAGCTAGCGCCCGCACGAGGAGGCTTCTTGTGTACGTGGTTCCTCCCGTCGACGCCGACACCGAGCAATGCCACCAGTACAAGCATCGCCAGCATCAACCGCGGCAGACCCAGCCTCGCAGCTGCCATGGCCAGAGAGTGCAGCAGACACGGATCGGCAAGCTACAAGAAGCAAGAGGGAATGGAGGGTGTGAGCGATGGCTCTCGAGGGGTTGGAGGTTGAGGCGCGCGTCTGCACACTTTATGCTCTTGCAGTTGCAGGGACGAACGGGGTTGAGCTGAGCAGAGGGCCACGAGCAGCACGACACTTGTCAAAAGGGCAAGGCGATGTGAACAGCGCGAATCGTGGTGGGGTGGAGTGTATGGGCCATGTGGCCATCTCGCCGCCTATCGTTTTCCGTCACATGAATCTTCGCAGGGAGTTTGTTTGCTTTTTGTTTTTTACAGTTGTTTGTAATTTTTCTATACATGAGGACAAGATGAAAAAAGACCTCATAATTGTGTGTCTCTTGTAAGTTGTGCTTATAAAATAGAAAGGGAAACGTTAAACAACGGCGAGCCGGCCGAAAACTGCGCCGGTCGCTCGCTTACCGTGCGATAGCGCACAATCCAGCGGACCGAGTTTGCTCCCGCACAAGTTTGACTAGTCGCCCCACGTAACCCACGTGTGCCTGGCCCACcaccttcctttcctttttttttctctgtggctctcttcttcctcccgccccttccttcttttttctttgCACGAGCACAGGAGGCGACCACCACGCTACCACACACACCCCGTCTCCACGCCATGGCGAGATGCTGCAACTGGTACGTAGCAGAGCTGGAACCGCACCCTGCAGAGTGCCAAAAAATTTGAGAGCCCATTGACGCACTAGACGTCCTTTTTCCTGCAACCATCGGCTTCTGGAGCTTCAACCAGTGTATGGCAGAGCTGCAACCTTGGGCAGAAGAAGCTGGATCCCGCTGACGCACATGTCTTTTTTTTTGTTGCAACCGTCTACATTTTTTGCTGGAAGCGACCGTGTGATTTGCTCGGACCGTTCATGGCGATTTTCCTTTTTGCACGGCGGCGACGAATGCTACAACCATGGGTCGATGAAGCTTGCAATCGATGCCAACAAATGCTACAATCGTTTTGATAGAAGCTGCAACCAGAACGACGGCCGGCGACGATGATGCTACAACCACTGGACCGCGAGCTACAACCACGTCATTTTTTGCTGCAACCGACCACGGAAAAAGGTTCAACCGTAGATAATAAAGATTCAACCGTAGTTCGATTTTGCTACCACCGGCGAAGTTTTTTGCTACATCCAGCAAGGCGGGCTACGACCTTGCGACGACGGCGACCACGATTTGCTGCAACCGTCTGTCAATTTTGTTACGACCGGTGATGCTTTTTGCTACGTCCATTCAAACAGCGATGTCTGCCTGGGTGCCCAGCGCGCATGTCCAGTTTGTTGCATGGGTCGTGCTGTTACCGGTGACCGGCACCAGAGCTGCGACCGGCGACCATCACCAGAGCTGCGACCGGCACCACCACAGACGCGGACCCGCTCACCGGAGCTGCAATCGTCGCCACGGGAGCTGCAACCGCGGGCGCATGTTTGCTGGAGAGAAACCcaggaggcgacggcggcgaccGGCGGTGAGGGCAACGGCAGGGGAGACGCGCGAGGAGGTGCTTCGAGACCCGCGCCTCGTCGTTCATGGCGGCGCCTGGGGATTTTTTTTCTAATAGAAGAGAGACGTctagaggaggaaaaggaaatcGTGTGGCTCCTAATCACTAGATCGAGTTAtttacccaaaaccaccacacttggggctagggtaacaagTCAGTACCACGTTTGAGCCATGTCACAAGAAACCACCAACTCTGGGACTAATTGgtaacgcggagcactgacgggCCGTTTTAGCCGCGGAAACAGCGAATCCGACaggtcgggcccacctgtcgggtCGACGTGGCGCGGGCTGACGGACGACGTTAGACGGGGGTTGACGGCCGTTTCCGCGCATGTGTATTAGGCGCCGCCCCGCCGTTTCGTCCTCCAATCCCCGATTCAGTTTCCCTCCCGCGCGTTCCTCCCGCTCTGCTCATGACGACCAGCtctggcggcggcgatggcggagaaGGTCTCGacggctccggcggcggtggtCGTTCTTCCGGTGGCTGCCGCCCGCAGCGACCCCGTTGGCAAGTTGGGCCCCAACCCCGATGGCGATTCGCACTCGATGGCGGATTGGGGAAAAGTTgtcctgccgccgccgtcgcagtATGCGGAGGAGGCAGAGAAGGCTGCTGCGGACGCAGAGAAGGCGTCGGCGGCGGCTGATTCGTTGGGGGAGGAAGTACCCCCCGGGCATCCATCTCCACCCAGGTAAATCTCAGTGCAAAAAACCTAGGGTTAGGGTTCTAGCAATACTGCTTAGTTAGAGTACTCGCTTAGTTAGGATACCTAGGGTTACTTGTAGCAATACTGCTTCGTTCGGGGAGGAAGCTCCTATGCCTAGATGAAAATGaagttttttctttgtttttttctgAATTACTAAATGTATCATAGTTTATTCTGCATTTGTTGGCTCTTGTGGCATAGATCTTATTGCTGTTACTTTGTTTTATATGTGAATATGTCATAGTTTTTATCGTGGCACTCAAAATGTCATGGTCCTGAATTTGATTTGTGTTCTGTAGGCCTGAAAATGTTACTGCAAATGTCATGGTCATTAATATGTTTTAATATGTTTTGTGTTCTGTAGGCCTGAGGAGCCATGGTCATTATATTTTCAGTTTCCTTCTAAAGATGCTGCCAAAAAATATGCCCTTGTGAAGATGTATGAGAGAGACATCACTTATGGCAGTTTGCTTAATGTGATGGTCAGAAATGGATATGGAAGTGATGACAGTATTTGCTACTTGAGGAAGGATGGCACAGGGCTCCAAGGGATTACTTTCATCAGAAACAACACTGAAGTGGATGAGATGATAAAGCATTTTAAAAGCAGTCAGACACTGTGTTTGTATGTTAAAGAGGGGAAATTAGATATAAAGCAAGCACCAGTTTACAAaagtgcagaagaagaagaagtggaCCCAGATGAAACAATTGAAGATTTAACAGTGGACCCACCAGTTGTATTTGCTGTTAATGAGTCAGGTGTTGTGCATAAAACAACACATGATTATGTTGGTACACAAGAAAGTGTGAACTATATGCCAATAAAATCAGTTCCTCCACCATGCCAGTTACTGCTTGGGACACAAGATCAACCAATTGAGCCAGAGATGCTAGATGCAGATGAGGAAAATAATGCATTGCAGCAGGTTAACACTCAAGTTAGTGTAAATTATGCAGATTTCCAGTTTGATACAGATGAGGAGGAGCATGCAGGAAATGAGGACACATCTGATGAAGATGATGACTCAGTATTTGATGAAGACTTTGTAGCTCATGAAGACCTCCCAGATGCAGATTCAGATTCAGATTCCATGGACTATGAAGAAGAAGATATTGTAGCTAGAGAAGAAGAACAGAGGAGGAAAGTGGATAGTGATCTGAAAGACACAATTGCTGACATTAAGAGGAAGAGAGCTCAATACATGAGCAGAACACACTGTGAAGGGGACACATACCATGAAGATTTGTATGACATAgaaatggaggaagaggatgatgaGTGTCAAGAGATACTTGTTCCTGAGCCTGTTGAGAAGAAGATAGAGGGGCCTACTAGTAGGTCCCACTCTAGTGCTAACAGAAGCATGACTGAGGACTGGTATCCATCTTCAGAAGAGGATGATACAGGCTTTCAAGCTGATGATGATGGCAATGAACCAATGTCCTTCATAATCCCCTCTGGAAGAATGAGCAGAGCTAAGAAAAGACCACCCAGGGTCTGGTACGATGAGAACAGGCTGCATCCAGAGCAACAATTCTAGCTCAGGCTCTGTTTCAGAGATGTGTACCAATTTAGAGAGGCTCTTGTAAATTTGCATGTGAAACAACTTAGAAGATACAAATATCACAGAAACTGCAGTGATAGGGTGATAGTGTGCTGTGATGGAGAGGGTTGTCAGTTCCACATGGTTGCAGCAAAGATCAGTAATGAGCCCACTTTCTGCATTAAGAAGATGTTATTGGAGCACACATGTCCCACCCAATCTGAGAAGACAAGGATCAGCTCAAAGTGGCTTGGCAACAAAATGCTTGAAACTATCAGATCAGAGCCCAACACTACTGTACCTGCTATAGTTGACAAGGTAAAGAGGCAGTTTGGTGTTGAGGTGCCCAAGATGATGGCATGGAGAGCAAAGAGGAAAGCAAAGGAGATTGTGCTTGGAGATCACAAGAGGCAATACAAGAGGCTGAGAGATTATTTGGAGACTGTGAAAGCTACAAATCCTGGATCAAGATGCATTGTTGCTACCGTGAGTGGAAAAACAAGAGAAAATCCTACTGCAGGACCAAGGTTTCATGGTCTTTTTTTCTGTTTGAATGCATGTGTTGAGGGATTTCTGAATGGATGCAGGCCATTCATAGGCCTAGATGGTTGTTTCATTAAGTTGACTAGTGGGGCACAAATACTAGCTGCTACTGGAAGGGATGCAAACAACAATATGTACCCCATAGCATTTGGAGTGGTTGGAGTTGAAGACACACCAAACTGGTCTTGGTTTTTGACTCAACTGAAGTATGCCCTAGGAGGGACTGAAGAGGGAAAATTTGGGAAGTATACATTCATGTCTGATAGACAGAAGGTGAGTTTATTTTGCACTTAGTTATCTTAGTTCATTATTTTGTTGTGCATTTAGTTATCTTATTTCATTATTTTGTTGTGCATTTAGTTAATTTAGTTCATTATTTTGTTGTGCATTAAGTTAATTTAGCTCATTATTTTGTGTTGCACTAAGTTAATTGAAATTCCTTTGCAGGGTCTGTTGAATGCAGTCACAGCAGTCTTTCCAAGCTGCCCTCATAGGTACTGCTTGAGGCACATTTATGCCAACTTTCAGAGAGCAGGATTCAGAGGAGAAGACTTGAAGAAATGCATGGATGCAGCTGCATATGCTTACACTGAACATGACTTTCAGTTGGCAATGGAGAGCATGAAGGCTGAGTGTAAGGAAACTTGGGAGTGGATGTCAAGGATTCCTGCAAAAGCTTGGTCAAGACATGCAATGGATACTAACTGCAAAACTGATCTGGTGGTCAATAACTTAGGTGAAGTTTTTAATAAGTACATACTTGATGTAAGGAACAAGCCAATTGTCACCATGATCAATGGGATCAAGGACAAACTTCTGGTAAGGTATCAGCAAAAGAGAGAGGGTGGACTAGTTGCAAGATGGGAAATTGCACCAACTTATGTTGAGAAGTTAGAGATGAACAAGAGATTTGCAAGGGACTGCAAATCATTGATAGCTGGACCAAGTCTTTTCCAAGTGAGTAGTGGGGACAAGACCTACTCTGTTGACACTAACCTGAAAACATGTGGCTGTAAGAAGTGGGACATCTCTGGAATTCCTTGCAACCATGGTTGTTCTGCCATCTACAGGTCCAAACAACTACGAGAGGACCATGTAAATGTGTTCTTCAAAAAGGCTATGTACTTGGAGTCATACAAGCCTATAATTTACCCAGTTCCTGGTCCTGATTGTTGGGTGAAAACTGCAACTCCTGACATTGACCCACCTCAGTTCAAAGAAGACAAGAAGGGACcagcagaagaaaaaaggaagaaaggcAGGTTTGAGCCTCCTCAAGCAAAGCAAACATCAAGGATGGCTACAATAACTTGTAGTAACTGCAAGTTGCAGGGCCACAAATACACAAGCTGTGCAAAGCCATTGAGGCCAGATCTGCAAATCAGGAAGAACAAACACATGGTATGTTCTTTTTGACTTCCTTCTCTGTCTCATCATTCATTAAGTATCACTGAAATTTATCCAACAAAAATAATTGCAGGAAAACAGGACAGCCCCTGCATGGCAGCAAGGTGGAAGCTCAACATCTGGTACAACAACTCCTAGGGGTGCAAGCTATGCATCTGCTTCAAGGGGTTCTTTTGCTGCTGCTTCAAGGGGCAAATCTGGTAGAGCTGCTGCTACATCTGCTAGAGCTGCTGCTACAGGCACTAGAGCTGCTGGTTCATCTGCTAGACCTGCAAATTCTTCTCCTTCTGGTGCTGGTACTGCTGCTGCAAGGAGAGGTGCAAAAACAGGTGCAAGAAGCTTCAATCCTCCAAGAACTACTGCAGAAGCTTCAACTAGCCAGCCAACAGGAAATAGGTCCAAAAGGACAAGATACATGAGCAAAAGGATGGAGGGGTACTTCTATGCCAGTGGGAACTACTGAGAGTTCTTGTTTGACTATGTATCCAAGTGCATTTGTGCTCCATCAGGCACTAGAGCACTTTATCTATGCCAAGACTAAATTTGAACTTATGTAATGCTATGTTGAACCTATGTGTGGCACTAAGAACTACTGCTGTGTAATGCTATGTTGAACCTATGTTGAACCTATGTGTGGCACTTTATCTATAATTCTATGCTTGCACTGCTATATTTACTTTGTCCTGCTATGTTGATTGCACTCCCTGATCATCACATTCTGTGCATAATAATAATGCCATAAGTTCCTGGTATACTCATGCCATAAGTTACTAGTATTTTAAATTTTTCTGTGCACAAAAATTTGACTATCACACCAGTTTCACCTGGAGTGAGGTAAATATAATAGATTACTCAATATAATACAAGAGATAGTACTGCAAATTAAGTTCAAATTCATGCCATAAGTTCAAATTCTAGACTTGCATATAAACTGCATAATTCAGTACAAATTTAACCATTACAATACCAGTACAATACCACATTACAAACTTGTAGTTAGGTCTGAGTATTCAGTGCA
This sequence is a window from Aegilops tauschii subsp. strangulata cultivar AL8/78 chromosome 7, Aet v6.0, whole genome shotgun sequence. Protein-coding genes within it:
- the LOC109735456 gene encoding polygalacturonase At1g48100 — translated: MAAARLGLPRLMLAMLVLVALLGVGVDGRNHVHKKPPRAGASSRHSRVGAKVGTVASSPAVPPDDDATAPAPPPGGIVPSDPATPFRPEPCVFDVRAYGATGESTADDTEAFRAAWKAACAVESAVLLVPSDGTFTISTTTFSGPCKPGLVFQVDGVLMPPDGPDCWPPSDNRRQWLIFSNLDGLTLRGAGTIEGNGEEWWNLPCKPHRGPNGSTLHGPCDSPTLIRFFESSNLVVRGLRVENSPEFHFRFDGCSDVLVDGLFIRSPANSPNTDGIHVENTERVGIYNSKISNGDDCISIGTGSYDVDIQNVTCGPGHGISIGSLGVHNSQACVANVTVRNAVIRNSDNGLRIKTWQGGMGSVSGIAFDGVTMENVRNCIIIDQYYCQDKRCMNQSTAVHVTDVSYANVRGSYDVRSAPIHFACSDTVPCTNVTMAEVELLPFSGELVDDPYCWSAYGAQQTPTIPPVSCLQDGVPESLLDNPDLKCR
- the LOC141027229 gene encoding uncharacterized protein, encoding MVAAKISNEPTFCIKKMLLEHTCPTQSEKTRISSKWLGNKMLETIRSEPNTTVPAIVDKVKRQFGVEVPKMMAWRAKRKAKEIVLGDHKRQYKRLRDYLETVKATNPGSRCIVATVSGKTRENPTAGPRPFIGLDGCFIKLTSGAQILAATGRDANNNMYPIAFGVVGVEDTPNWSWFLTQLKYALGGTEEGKFGKYTFMSDRQKGLLNAVTAVFPSCPHRYCLRHIYANFQRAGFRGEDLKKCMDAAAYAYTEHDFQLAMESMKAECKETWEWMSRIPAKAWSRHAMDTNCKTDLVVNNLGEVFNKYILDVRNKPIVTMINGIKDKLLVRYQQKREGGLVARWEIAPTYVEKLEMNKRFARDCKSLIAGPSLFQVSSGDKTYSVDTNLKTCGCKKWDISGIPCNHGCSAIYRSKQLREDHVNVFFKKAMYLESYKPIIYPVPGPDCWVKTATPDIDPPQFKEDKKGPAEEKRKKGRFEPPQAKQTSRMATITCSNCKLQGHKYTSCAKPLRPDLQIRKNKHMENRTAPAWQQGGSSTSGTTTPRGASYASASRGSFAAASRGKSGRAAATSARAAATGTRAAGSSARPANSSPSGAGTAAARRGAKTGARSFNPPRTTAEASTSQPTGNRSKRTRYMSKRMEGYFYASGNY